One Salvia splendens isolate huo1 chromosome 22, SspV2, whole genome shotgun sequence DNA segment encodes these proteins:
- the LOC121785923 gene encoding zinc-finger homeodomain protein 1-like has product MEYEEEQEGEIPSYDESTRAASPPSAAPPPLRKSRYKECLKNHAVGIGGHAVDGCGEFIADGEDGSLESLRCAACSCHRNFHRKEVADGSAGGAAFFPFQHHQHQHHHQLVLAHHGHFGYRAAETGGGYLHVPQQKAALLALPSSSGGGGSREEADEYNYYSGPGGGGGGSQKKRFRTKFSQEQKERMLSFAERLGWKIQKQDEEIVQHFCDELGIKRHVLKVWMHNNKHTLGKKT; this is encoded by the coding sequence atggaATATGAAGAGGAGCAAGAGGGCGAGATCCCGAGTTACGACGAGTCAACCCGCGCCGCCTCCCCCCCCTCGGCGGCGCCGCCCCCCCTCCGCAAGTCCCGCTACAAGGAGTGCCTCAAGAACCACGCCGTCGGCATCGGCGGCCACGCCGTCGACGGCTGCGGCGAGTTCATCGCCGACGGCGAGGACGGCTCCCTCGAGTCCCTCCGCTGCGCTGCCTGCTCCTGCCACCGCAACTTCCACCGCAAGGAGGTCGCGGACGGAAGCGCCGGCGGCGCAGCGTTCTTCCCCTTCCAGCACCAccagcatcagcatcatcatcagCTGGTGCTGGCCCACCATGGGCACTTTGGGTACCGCGCAGCAGAGACTGGCGGCGGGTACCTTCACGTGCCCCAGCAGAAGGCAGCGCTGCTGGCGCTGCCCTCTAGCTCAGGGGGTGGGGGATCTAGGGAGGAGGCGGACGAGTATAATTATTACTCGGGGCCCGGGGGAGGCGGGGGAGGGTCCCAAAAGAAGCGGTTTCGGACGAAATTCAGCCAGGAGCAGAAGGAGAGGATGCTGAGCTTTGCAGAGAGGTTGGGGTGGAAGATTCAGAAGCAGGATGAGGAGATTGTGCAGCATTTCTGTGATGAATTGGGGATCAAGAGACATGTGCTTAAGGTTTGGATGCATAACAACAAGCACACTCTTGGTAAGAAAACCTAG
- the LOC121785938 gene encoding putative GEM-like protein 3, which translates to MELPKINVNAVEEIGDEMKSVPLDPDPKDPAPGPHPIPDVAAPKPAGNGDTDARGLASIGDSDLKDPSTGGAEESSAEGVRAKKSVRWSQELVTETPVPRDSDRGSANPYESYSPSPAHDSSSFNFKETMGSVKDVLGRWRKKVGEASQKAEEFAGNTWQHLKTSPSMADAALGRIAQGTKVLAEGGYEKIFRQTFETVPEEQLKNSFACYLSTSAGPVMGVLYVSTAKLAFCSDTPLSYQGSDKTEWSYYKVVIPLHQLKAINPSTSRTNPAEKYMQVISIDDHEFWYMGFLNYNSAVECLEQAFISRDAQSV; encoded by the exons ATGGAGCTGCCGAAGATCAATGTGAATGCTGTCGAAGAAATCGGCGACGAAATGAAATCGGTACCGTTAGATCCGGATCCGAAGGATCCGGCCCCCGGCCCCCACCCGATTCCAGATGTCGCCGCCCCGAAGCCAGCGGGGAATGGCGATACTGATGCTCGAGGCCTAGCTAGTATCGGTGATTCAGATTTGAAGGACCCGAGTACTGGTGGAGCAGAGGAGAGCAGCGCGGAGGGTGTGAGGGCGAAGAAATCGGTGCGGTGGAGCCAGGAACTGGTGACGGAGACGCCGGTGCCTAGGGATTCTGATCGCGGATCCGCCAATCCCTACGAGAGTTACTCGCCGTCGCCGGCGCATGATTCCTCGTCATTCAATTTCAAAG AAACTATGGGTAGCGTGAAAGATGTGCTGGGGAGATGGAGGAAGAAAGTCGGGGAAGCATCCCAAAAGGCTGAGGAATTTGCTGGGAACACTTGGCAGCACT TGAAAACAAGCCCAAGCATGGCGGATGCTGCCTTAGGACGAATTGCGCAAGGAACAAAGGTTCTAGCTGAAGGCGGTTATGAAAAAATATTTCGTCAAACATTTGAGACTGTTCCAGAGGAGCAACTAAAAAATTCATTTGCATGTTACTTATCCACTTCAGCTGGTCCTGTCATGGGTGTTTTGTATGTCTCAACTGCAAAGCTTGCATTCTGTAGTGACACTCCACTTTCCTATCAAGGTTCTGATAAGACCGAATGGAGCTATTATAAG GTTGTTATCCCGTTGCATCAACTCAAAGCCATCAACCCTTCAACAAGCAGAACAAATCCAGCCGAAAAGTATATGCAGGTGATATCCATTGATGACCATGAATTCTGGTACATGGGTTTTTTAAACTACAACAGCGCAGTCGAATGCCTTGAGCAGGCATTTATCAGCCGAGACGCTCAATCAGTGTAA
- the LOC121787843 gene encoding classical arabinogalactan protein 2-like, with protein MAASSSSLKLFLLLALIATSCTAQAPSGAPTVSPNASPVSPPTSTPSPLPSQASPAPTPGSAESPTPSPALAPGAASPAAPVPSADHTPANGNGAFSSRAVFGATAATAALVAVALM; from the coding sequence ATGGCTGCATCTTCATCATCTCTGAAGCTTTTCCTCCTCTTAGCACTGATCGCCACTTCCTGCACGGCCCAAGCCCCCTCAGGCGCCCCAACCGTCTCCCCCAACGCCTCCCCGGTCTCGCCGCCCACTTCCACTCCATCTCCGTTGCCGTCGCAGGCTTCTCCGGCACCAACTCCAGGCTCCGCCGAATCCCCAACACCTTCCCCTGCCCTTGCACCGGGCGCCGCTTCCCCAGCCGCCCCCGTCCCCAGCGCTGATCATACGCCGGCCAACGGAAACGGCGCTTTCTCCAGCAGGGCTGTATTCGGCGCCACCGCTGCCACGGCGGCGCTTGTTGCGGTGGCGTTGATGTAA